One window from the genome of bacterium encodes:
- a CDS encoding NADH-quinone oxidoreductase subunit B: MEVDRPFDYIERVPGGTIITTTVDKVLEWGRESSLWYFAFGLACCAIEMLMAAGAARYDLDRFGMMFRSTPRQSDLMIVAGTVSKKMAPCVKRLYEQMAEPRYVIATGSCANAGGPFADSYAVVKGVDKIIPVDVYVPGCPPRPEAIMYAVSQLKEKMRAEVGRK, translated from the coding sequence ATGGAAGTAGACCGCCCGTTTGATTATATCGAAAGAGTGCCCGGCGGGACTATCATAACCACGACGGTAGACAAAGTGCTCGAATGGGGACGTGAGTCTTCACTGTGGTACTTCGCGTTCGGCCTGGCATGCTGCGCGATAGAGATGCTGATGGCCGCAGGTGCCGCAAGGTATGACCTCGACCGGTTCGGAATGATGTTCAGATCGACACCACGCCAGAGCGATCTTATGATCGTGGCTGGAACAGTCAGCAAGAAAATGGCTCCATGCGTAAAGAGGCTCTATGAACAAATGGCGGAACCGAGATATGTGATCGCCACAGGAAGCTGCGCCAACGCGGGTGGGCCGTTTGCAGACTCTTATGCGGTCGTCAAAGGTGTGGACAAGATCATTCCTGTTGATGTCTACGTTCCTGGCTGCCCACCAAGACCTGAAGCTATCATGTATGCAGTCTCTCAGCTTAAAGAGAAGATGAGAGCCGAAGTGGGACGGAAATAA
- the atpD gene encoding F0F1 ATP synthase subunit beta yields MATGKVVEVIGPVVDIRFPSNELPEMMNAIHIPNVQGKTLTAEVAQMLGSDVVRCVSMQSTDGLVRGMEAIDTGKPIEVPVGRETLGRVFNLLGETIDNKGAFTATDKWPIHRPAPPFEEQIPATEVFETGMKVVDLICPYAKGGKIGLFGGAGVGKTVLITELIRNVATEHGGFSVFAGVGERTREGNDLWLEMQESGVIEKTTMVFGQMNEPPGARLRVALSALTMSEYFRDKEGQDVLLFIDNIFRFTQGGSEVSALLGRMPSAVGYQPTLSTEMGALQERITSTVRGSVTSIQAIYVPADDPTDPAPATTFSFLDATTYLERRIFVRGIFPAVDPLASTSRILDPNIVGQEHYDVARAVQQILQRYRELQDIIAILGVDELSDEDKLTVSRARKIENFLSQPMFVAEVFTGLPGKYVSRNDTVRSFKEILEGRWDMLPEQAFYMVGTIEEAVEKSKQMGVEV; encoded by the coding sequence TTGGCTACAGGAAAAGTTGTTGAGGTAATCGGACCGGTTGTCGATATCAGGTTCCCATCGAATGAACTGCCGGAGATGATGAATGCTATACATATCCCCAATGTGCAGGGAAAAACGCTGACCGCAGAGGTCGCACAGATGCTTGGAAGCGATGTCGTCAGATGCGTATCAATGCAGTCCACAGACGGTCTTGTGCGCGGAATGGAAGCGATTGATACGGGTAAGCCTATCGAAGTTCCTGTTGGCCGCGAGACTCTGGGACGCGTATTTAACCTGCTCGGGGAGACAATCGACAACAAGGGAGCATTCACCGCGACCGACAAGTGGCCGATTCACCGCCCTGCCCCGCCATTTGAGGAACAGATCCCTGCGACCGAGGTCTTCGAGACCGGTATGAAGGTCGTTGATCTGATATGTCCTTACGCCAAAGGTGGAAAAATCGGACTCTTCGGAGGAGCCGGTGTCGGCAAGACCGTTCTTATCACTGAGCTGATCCGAAACGTAGCGACTGAGCACGGCGGGTTCTCGGTATTTGCAGGTGTCGGAGAGCGAACCCGTGAGGGTAACGACCTCTGGCTGGAGATGCAGGAGAGCGGCGTTATCGAGAAGACGACTATGGTCTTCGGCCAGATGAACGAGCCGCCTGGAGCGCGACTTCGTGTAGCTCTGTCGGCCCTTACCATGTCCGAGTATTTCAGAGATAAAGAGGGGCAGGATGTGCTGCTCTTCATAGATAACATTTTCCGATTCACACAGGGCGGCTCCGAAGTATCGGCTCTGCTTGGTAGAATGCCGAGCGCGGTAGGTTACCAGCCTACCCTCTCCACTGAGATGGGCGCGCTGCAGGAGAGGATTACATCGACCGTTCGCGGTTCGGTCACATCGATTCAGGCTATTTATGTCCCTGCAGACGACCCGACCGACCCGGCTCCGGCGACGACATTCAGCTTCCTGGACGCCACAACATATCTTGAAAGACGCATATTCGTGAGAGGTATATTCCCGGCTGTCGATCCGCTGGCTTCGACTTCGAGAATTCTGGACCCGAATATTGTCGGTCAGGAACATTATGACGTGGCACGCGCAGTCCAGCAGATATTGCAGAGATATCGTGAACTTCAGGACATCATTGCTATCCTTGGTGTCGATGAACTCTCCGATGAAGATAAGCTCACTGTTTCGCGCGCCAGAAAGATAGAGAACTTCCTGTCGCAGCCGATGTTTGTGGCTGAGGTCTTTACAGGATTACCCGGCAAGTATGTCTCCAGAAACGACACCGTCCGATCATTCAAGGAAATCCTTGAAGGCAGATGGGACATGCTCCCCGAGCAGGCATTCTATATGGTAGGCACAATAGAAGAAGCTGTGGAGAAGTCCAAGCAGATGGGAGTGGAAGTTTAG
- a CDS encoding F0F1 ATP synthase subunit epsilon: MAERTFKLEVITPDRKVLSDDKIASVMLPGIEGYLGVLASHAPLMTALGCGELDFRRPDGTSDVMAICGGFVEVLDNKVTVLSDSAELVSEIDLERAKQAAQRAERRIASHEPDIDMDRAQAALMRAINRIKIAQRHV, translated from the coding sequence ATGGCAGAACGAACATTCAAACTTGAAGTGATAACACCGGACCGCAAGGTCCTTTCAGACGACAAGATCGCCTCCGTGATGCTGCCGGGTATCGAGGGATACTTGGGGGTGCTGGCCAGCCATGCGCCGTTGATGACTGCGCTCGGCTGCGGTGAGCTCGATTTTCGCAGACCCGACGGCACCAGCGATGTGATGGCAATCTGCGGCGGGTTTGTGGAAGTGCTGGACAACAAGGTCACTGTGCTGTCGGACAGCGCAGAGCTTGTGAGTGAAATCGACCTCGAGAGAGCCAAGCAGGCTGCTCAAAGGGCTGAGCGCAGGATTGCCTCACATGAACCGGACATCGACATGGACCGGGCTCAGGCCGCACTCATGAGAGCCATTAACCGGATCAAAATTGCCCAGCGGCACGTATAG
- the atpB gene encoding F0F1 ATP synthase subunit A — protein sequence MHEGPSLEHPTWFRFLLEYKLLPGWVPEMAIVTWFVVVLLCITAIIASRKLSVRNPGKFQTALEFIVVSLDGFVRNIVGREAKTLTPIIGTTFIFILSLSLIGLVPGFVSPTSSTNTTVSLALMAFLLVQYYGITRNGFINYCKHFLGEPIWLAPLMLPLHIIGELARPLSLSIRLFGNIFGEETVIAVFVLIVTSVLGKLLIPLQFPMMLFAIFGGFIQALVFSMLVCIYIAVALEGHEEHH from the coding sequence ATGCACGAGGGACCATCATTAGAACACCCAACCTGGTTCAGGTTTTTGCTTGAGTATAAGCTGCTGCCGGGATGGGTACCGGAGATGGCAATTGTAACATGGTTTGTGGTTGTCCTTTTGTGCATCACCGCAATCATCGCCAGTCGAAAACTCAGTGTGCGCAACCCCGGCAAGTTTCAGACGGCTCTGGAATTTATCGTTGTGTCTTTGGACGGGTTTGTGCGCAACATCGTCGGGCGCGAAGCCAAGACGCTCACCCCGATCATCGGCACTACGTTCATATTCATCCTATCGCTGAGCCTTATCGGTCTGGTGCCTGGGTTCGTGAGCCCCACGTCAAGCACCAACACGACAGTCTCGCTCGCGCTTATGGCTTTTCTGCTGGTCCAGTATTATGGGATCACCCGGAACGGCTTCATCAACTATTGCAAGCATTTCCTGGGCGAACCGATATGGCTGGCTCCGCTTATGCTGCCTCTGCACATAATCGGGGAACTGGCAAGGCCGCTGTCGCTCTCGATCCGTCTTTTCGGTAACATTTTCGGCGAGGAGACCGTCATTGCGGTCTTCGTGCTTATTGTCACCAGCGTGCTGGGCAAACTGTTGATACCTCTGCAGTTCCCTATGATGCTCTTCGCCATATTCGGCGGGTTCATTCAGGCGCTGGTCTTTTCAATGCTCGTTTGCATATATATTGCCGTGGCTCTGGAAGGCCACGAAGAACACCATTAA
- the atpG gene encoding ATP synthase F1 subunit gamma, protein MASARDIRRRIRTVKNIEKITSAMKMVAAARLRKAQERAESARPYAEKMHEVMGNLARSAGEIEHPLLEIREEHNVAYVVIGAERGLAGSYNGSVMSKAIQEIGDRDSESVKLLTIGRKAVAFFKKRPYEITGSLELGTEVNFTDIRKITAKVRSMFESGEVDAVYLVYAKFHSAMHQEPVCVRLLPMAAPEANAQTPAEFEFEPNAGELLATLLPRYVDTEVYQSLVESQASEHGARMSAMSAATKNAGEMIDNLTLVYNKARQAAITKEITEIVGGAEALK, encoded by the coding sequence ATGGCTAGCGCGAGAGACATTAGACGGCGCATACGCACTGTCAAAAATATCGAAAAGATCACCAGCGCGATGAAGATGGTGGCGGCTGCAAGGCTGCGAAAGGCTCAGGAACGTGCTGAGTCAGCACGCCCTTACGCTGAGAAAATGCATGAGGTGATGGGTAACCTCGCCAGAAGCGCCGGTGAGATTGAGCACCCGCTGCTTGAAATACGTGAGGAACATAACGTCGCTTATGTTGTGATCGGAGCTGAGCGAGGGCTTGCAGGCAGTTATAACGGCAGCGTTATGAGCAAAGCCATTCAGGAGATCGGTGATCGTGACTCTGAAAGTGTTAAGCTGCTGACCATTGGAAGAAAGGCCGTCGCGTTCTTTAAGAAACGGCCGTATGAGATCACCGGTTCACTCGAATTGGGCACGGAAGTCAATTTCACCGATATACGCAAGATTACTGCAAAGGTGCGCTCTATGTTCGAGAGCGGTGAGGTGGATGCAGTATATCTGGTATACGCCAAGTTCCATTCAGCAATGCACCAGGAACCGGTTTGTGTAAGACTTCTACCTATGGCTGCACCTGAAGCAAATGCTCAAACACCTGCTGAATTCGAGTTTGAGCCGAATGCAGGTGAGCTGCTTGCTACACTGCTGCCAAGGTATGTGGATACAGAAGTATATCAGTCGCTGGTGGAGTCACAGGCTAGTGAGCATGGAGCACGGATGTCCGCTATGTCGGCAGCCACAAAGAATGCAGGTGAAATGATTGATAACCTGACTCTTGTCTATAACAAGGCTCGTCAGGCTGCTATTACTAAAGAGATCACGGAGATTGTAGGTGGCGCGGAAGCGCTCAAATAA
- a CDS encoding NADH-quinone oxidoreductase subunit C encodes MSEIIEKTIRDSFPDAVLESKDVFGTLNIKIKPEALVEICEMLHSLDQTPFDYLADVTAIDWKDRIEVVYHMTALASNTKLALRVDLDKDKPEVESVTSIWKGANFQEREVYDLMGVVFTGHPDLRRILLPEDWQGYPLRKDYVIED; translated from the coding sequence ATGTCTGAAATTATAGAAAAAACAATTAGAGATAGCTTCCCTGATGCTGTGTTGGAAAGTAAAGACGTTTTCGGGACACTCAATATCAAGATCAAGCCGGAAGCTCTTGTTGAAATCTGCGAGATGCTCCATTCGCTCGATCAGACGCCTTTCGATTACCTGGCCGATGTCACTGCAATCGACTGGAAAGACCGCATCGAAGTGGTCTATCATATGACGGCTCTGGCAAGCAATACGAAACTTGCTCTCAGAGTCGACTTGGACAAAGATAAACCGGAAGTTGAGTCAGTGACAAGCATCTGGAAGGGTGCGAACTTCCAGGAACGGGAGGTCTATGACCTGATGGGGGTCGTATTTACAGGCCACCCGGACCTTCGTCGAATTCTGCTGCCGGAGGACTGGCAGGGTTATCCATTAAGGAAAGATTATGTCATCGAGGATTAA
- a CDS encoding AtpZ/AtpI family protein: MNQSNYRWAKTLAQVSSIALLILVSTAIGLGLGYWLDGKLGTKPWLAFVLTIVGLAAGLYEAVKILIEATENEGD; this comes from the coding sequence ATGAACCAGTCGAATTACCGATGGGCAAAAACATTGGCGCAAGTGAGCAGTATTGCTCTACTCATCTTAGTCTCCACGGCGATTGGGCTGGGACTGGGTTACTGGCTCGACGGCAAGCTCGGCACCAAACCGTGGCTTGCTTTTGTTTTGACTATCGTCGGGCTGGCGGCAGGACTTTATGAAGCGGTCAAGATTTTGATCGAGGCAACCGAAAATGAAGGAGATTGA
- the atpF gene encoding F0F1 ATP synthase subunit B yields MQIIPEPKVLIVQALGFLLVLGVFKYFLFQPILSILETRRREVSSEYEAAEAQHASADELKAQYERHLAAIAEETRTKIAEAVKEGQNMREEILADSRAQAEHILTRAQEEISRESEKAMTELKTKVADLTVEAAGKLIGESMDDDKHRKMVSSFIDGLDEVKQ; encoded by the coding sequence GTGCAGATAATACCCGAACCAAAAGTATTGATTGTGCAGGCTCTGGGTTTCCTGCTGGTGCTGGGAGTGTTCAAATACTTCCTGTTTCAGCCCATATTGAGCATTCTGGAGACCAGGCGCAGGGAGGTGTCCTCTGAATATGAGGCTGCTGAGGCTCAGCATGCGTCCGCTGATGAACTTAAGGCTCAATATGAGCGCCATCTTGCCGCTATAGCTGAGGAGACGCGCACAAAGATTGCCGAGGCAGTCAAGGAAGGCCAGAACATGCGAGAGGAAATACTCGCTGATTCACGCGCGCAGGCCGAGCATATTCTCACAAGGGCACAGGAAGAAATATCCCGTGAAAGTGAGAAAGCTATGACTGAGCTTAAGACAAAGGTTGCAGACCTTACGGTTGAAGCAGCGGGCAAGCTCATAGGCGAAAGCATGGATGACGATAAACATCGCAAGATGGTCAGCAGTTTCATCGACGGACTGGACGAGGTGAAGCAGTGA
- the atpE gene encoding ATP synthase F0 subunit C, whose amino-acid sequence MMYLVALVIAIGFGVPIAVIGGGLAQGKAAASAFEGIARQPEAAGKIQTAMIIGLALIESLVIYALLISLILLFLGVPSATAIIEKVVK is encoded by the coding sequence ATGATGTACTTAGTAGCTTTGGTTATCGCCATTGGGTTCGGCGTACCGATTGCCGTTATCGGAGGCGGACTCGCTCAGGGTAAAGCCGCAGCATCGGCATTTGAGGGCATCGCAAGGCAGCCCGAGGCAGCCGGTAAGATTCAGACCGCTATGATTATTGGTCTCGCACTTATCGAGTCCCTGGTCATCTACGCCCTGCTGATCTCTCTGATCCTGCTCTTCTTGGGTGTGCCGAGCGCAACGGCTATCATTGAGAAAGTCGTAAAGTAA
- a CDS encoding type II toxin-antitoxin system HicB family antitoxin, whose amino-acid sequence MKLKIHVHEEDGGYWAEVPAIPGCATQGDTFEELLQNVYEAVEACLSVDMEQLPTDEKTRIMDIAV is encoded by the coding sequence ATGAAGCTGAAGATACATGTTCATGAGGAAGATGGCGGATATTGGGCAGAAGTCCCTGCAATTCCCGGCTGTGCAACACAGGGAGATACATTCGAGGAACTGCTTCAAAATGTTTACGAAGCCGTAGAAGCATGCCTATCGGTGGATATGGAGCAATTGCCCACAGATGAGAAAACGCGCATCATGGACATAGCCGTATGA
- the atpA gene encoding F0F1 ATP synthase subunit alpha, giving the protein MAVNIRPDEVAQVLESHLLSYEKELAEVGVGTVLQVGDGIARIYGLQDVMASELVEFPNGVMGMVLNLEEDNVGCVVLGPDTEIKEGDQVKRTGRIIDVPVGEAMLGRVVNALGDPIDGKGPIVASERRHVETRAPGVVERQPVKESLATGIKAIDSMIPIGRGQRELIIGDRQTGKTAIAVDTILNQKGQDVYCIYVAIGQKLSTVAGIAHTLEQKGAMEYTTIVVASASDPAPLQYIAPYAGCAMGEYFRDTKRSALVIYDDLSKHAVAYRQVSLLLRRPPGREAYPGDIFYLHARLLERASKLNDELGAGSLTALPIIETQAGDVSAYIPTNVISITDGQIYLEPDLFYSGIRPAINVGLSVSRVGSSAQKKAMKKVTGQLKLDLAQYWALQAFAQFSSDLDKATLAQLARGERIVEILKQPQYTPMTLSNECIIIFAATNGYLDDLPVAAIARFEKELYAFMADKYPDVGHTIEKTGVLDDATTETLKSAIETFKGQFKA; this is encoded by the coding sequence ATGGCAGTCAACATAAGGCCGGATGAGGTTGCGCAGGTTCTCGAAAGCCACCTCCTATCATATGAAAAAGAACTTGCCGAAGTAGGCGTGGGAACCGTCCTCCAGGTCGGAGATGGAATTGCGCGAATCTACGGCTTGCAGGACGTAATGGCCAGCGAGCTGGTCGAGTTTCCCAACGGCGTTATGGGAATGGTCCTTAACCTGGAAGAGGACAACGTCGGCTGCGTCGTGCTTGGACCGGATACCGAGATCAAGGAAGGCGATCAGGTCAAGCGGACCGGACGCATTATCGACGTTCCAGTGGGCGAGGCAATGCTTGGACGTGTTGTAAACGCTCTGGGAGACCCCATAGACGGCAAGGGACCGATTGTCGCCAGCGAGCGTAGACACGTCGAGACTCGTGCGCCAGGTGTTGTCGAAAGACAGCCGGTCAAAGAATCGCTAGCCACCGGCATTAAGGCCATCGACTCCATGATCCCTATCGGCAGAGGCCAGAGGGAACTTATAATCGGCGACCGCCAGACAGGCAAGACAGCCATTGCCGTAGATACAATTTTGAACCAGAAAGGCCAGGACGTCTACTGCATCTATGTAGCTATCGGCCAGAAGCTATCGACTGTAGCAGGCATTGCTCATACACTTGAGCAGAAGGGCGCTATGGAGTATACGACAATTGTCGTAGCATCTGCCAGTGACCCTGCCCCGCTGCAGTATATCGCTCCATATGCGGGATGCGCTATGGGCGAGTATTTCAGAGACACCAAGCGAAGCGCACTGGTGATCTACGATGACCTCAGCAAGCACGCTGTGGCTTACAGGCAGGTTTCCCTGCTTCTGAGAAGACCGCCGGGACGTGAAGCTTACCCTGGAGACATTTTCTATCTGCATGCGCGCCTTCTTGAGAGAGCATCCAAGCTAAACGATGAGTTGGGCGCAGGCTCACTTACCGCACTACCGATTATCGAGACCCAGGCAGGAGATGTCTCGGCTTACATACCGACAAACGTTATCTCGATCACGGACGGTCAGATATATCTGGAGCCGGACCTTTTCTATTCGGGTATACGACCGGCCATTAACGTCGGCTTGTCTGTTTCGAGAGTAGGATCCAGCGCTCAGAAGAAGGCTATGAAGAAAGTCACAGGTCAGCTCAAGCTCGACTTGGCACAGTATTGGGCACTGCAGGCGTTCGCACAGTTCTCAAGTGACCTCGACAAGGCCACTCTTGCTCAGCTTGCGCGCGGCGAAAGGATCGTAGAAATCCTGAAGCAGCCGCAGTATACGCCTATGACGCTCTCAAACGAGTGTATCATCATATTTGCTGCTACTAACGGCTATCTGGACGATCTGCCGGTGGCGGCTATTGCCAGGTTTGAAAAAGAGTTGTATGCCTTTATGGCCGATAAATATCCCGATGTAGGCCACACTATCGAAAAAACCGGCGTTTTGGATGATGCGACTACTGAAACTCTGAAATCAGCCATCGAAACGTTCAAGGGACAGTTTAAGGCTTAG
- a CDS encoding F0F1 ATP synthase subunit delta: MIEPRIVRRYASALFGAAVKMDAVDRVESDLGLVSYVFETSPRLMESIESPMIPSSKKHEIIKDIFANKVHQITLTYLDLLIDKQREGAIGQTESEYIRLANEARGILAVEVISAVRLSEAEEAALVAKLSKVTGKSIHLEKHVDPEIIGGLKVRMGDKVIDGSIKGQLDALKEKMLS; this comes from the coding sequence GTGATCGAGCCGAGGATCGTGCGCAGGTATGCATCGGCTCTGTTTGGAGCCGCTGTAAAGATGGACGCAGTCGACCGGGTCGAAAGCGACCTCGGACTGGTGTCGTATGTGTTCGAGACATCGCCGCGCCTTATGGAGTCCATCGAGTCGCCGATGATCCCCTCGTCCAAGAAGCACGAAATCATAAAAGATATCTTTGCGAACAAGGTCCATCAGATCACGCTTACCTATCTCGACCTGCTTATTGACAAGCAGCGTGAGGGTGCGATCGGTCAGACCGAAAGCGAATATATTCGCCTGGCAAACGAGGCGCGAGGAATACTGGCAGTTGAGGTAATATCGGCGGTCAGGCTCAGTGAAGCTGAAGAGGCCGCACTTGTCGCCAAGCTCAGCAAGGTCACTGGAAAGAGTATTCACCTTGAAAAGCACGTGGACCCTGAAATCATTGGTGGATTGAAAGTCCGCATGGGTGACAAGGTTATTGACGGCAGCATCAAGGGTCAGCTTGACGCGCTTAAAGAAAAAATGCTTAGTTAG
- a CDS encoding type II toxin-antitoxin system HicA family toxin yields MKPLSGKELAKLLEQNGWKLARIRGSHHVYTKPGRVERISVPIHGNSPLKPGLQRFLLKAAGIEI; encoded by the coding sequence ATGAAGCCCCTGTCCGGTAAAGAGTTGGCCAAATTGCTTGAACAGAACGGCTGGAAGTTGGCTCGAATCCGCGGCAGTCATCATGTATACACAAAACCTGGCCGGGTCGAGCGTATTTCTGTGCCAATCCATGGCAATTCGCCGCTCAAGCCGGGACTACAGCGCTTTCTGTTAAAAGCTGCTGGAATTGAAATCTAG
- a CDS encoding NADH-quinone oxidoreductase subunit A translates to MLAKDFLAVAIFIIVGIAFVAITLIAAWVIRPYRPSEEKLKTYECGKEPIGPAWLQFRVGYYIYALVFLIFDVEAVFLFPWAAKMLDFSKNHALAVLGLVDMVIFVAVLAVGLVWAYKKGVLEWK, encoded by the coding sequence TTGCTGGCAAAAGACTTTCTTGCGGTAGCGATATTTATAATTGTAGGGATTGCGTTCGTCGCCATCACATTGATTGCGGCATGGGTCATAAGGCCATACAGACCGTCCGAAGAGAAACTCAAAACATATGAATGCGGCAAGGAACCAATCGGACCCGCCTGGCTGCAGTTTCGGGTAGGATATTACATCTATGCACTGGTCTTCCTGATCTTTGACGTTGAGGCAGTGTTTCTCTTTCCATGGGCGGCCAAGATGCTGGACTTCAGCAAAAACCATGCCCTGGCCGTCTTGGGTCTGGTCGATATGGTGATATTTGTCGCCGTGCTGGCGGTAGGCCTTGTGTGGGCGTACAAGAAAGGTGTTTTGGAATGGAAGTAG
- a CDS encoding lasso peptide biosynthesis protein gives MRRRAVVVITIMLITIAARAGAFDIPYESWMGSYVADKKIGYMSYKIDDAVFEGAKGYRIASVLNNRLTILGADLTQLVTTVVYTDTNYAPLREDFSVSSGGKTTTIRATFNKDTIDCVVSAGSGVSKQSVPIPKGISLVGDAMFVMPNEKLNVGDQHTLHYFNPLTLAIEDLLVKVERREKITVGGKDYDTVVLTNTTGMGDMTIWQDETGDCIQLEAVMGIRMVKESESEATSGLETAASEDFAVLTSVKPDKEIADPRDLKNLDIIFTGLEKQMAINDSRQKTTSIDEPSQKVRFNVKALNFDLEKSITLPVDDKEFADDLASTAYLDWDTSSIRQQARDIVGAENNAYRACAKIRDWIYSNMTVDKTIGITRSASDVLKSKRGVCRDYGILFATLARAAGIPSRIVAGLLYIDNAFYYHVWTECYVGKWIPFDATLPTDFVDATHIKLAEGDAPTMFGLAKVIGSLKAEIK, from the coding sequence ATGCGACGCAGAGCCGTTGTAGTCATCACCATTATGCTCATCACCATTGCCGCGCGAGCCGGTGCATTCGATATCCCATATGAGAGTTGGATGGGCTCATATGTGGCAGACAAAAAGATCGGCTATATGTCTTACAAGATAGACGATGCCGTCTTTGAGGGGGCCAAAGGCTACCGGATTGCAAGTGTCCTCAATAACCGCCTTACTATCCTCGGCGCAGACCTCACGCAGCTGGTGACCACCGTTGTCTACACCGACACCAATTATGCTCCGCTTCGCGAAGACTTCTCAGTGTCAAGCGGCGGCAAGACCACTACTATTCGCGCAACTTTCAATAAAGATACCATCGACTGCGTGGTATCGGCAGGCAGCGGCGTATCTAAACAAAGCGTGCCTATTCCCAAGGGAATAAGCCTTGTTGGTGACGCAATGTTTGTGATGCCCAACGAAAAGCTCAACGTCGGTGACCAGCACACGCTCCATTACTTCAATCCTCTAACGCTTGCCATTGAGGACCTTTTAGTAAAGGTTGAACGAAGAGAGAAAATTACCGTAGGCGGCAAGGATTATGACACTGTCGTCCTTACAAATACTACAGGCATGGGTGATATGACCATCTGGCAAGACGAGACTGGTGACTGCATACAGCTTGAGGCAGTAATGGGAATCCGCATGGTAAAAGAGAGCGAAAGCGAGGCGACATCGGGTCTGGAGACTGCCGCATCCGAAGACTTCGCGGTCCTCACAAGCGTAAAGCCCGACAAAGAGATAGCCGATCCTCGTGATCTCAAAAATCTCGATATCATATTCACCGGGCTGGAAAAGCAAATGGCCATAAATGACAGTCGGCAGAAGACTACATCGATTGACGAGCCCTCTCAAAAGGTTCGGTTCAATGTCAAGGCGTTAAATTTCGATTTGGAAAAGTCTATAACTCTGCCGGTTGATGATAAGGAGTTTGCAGACGATCTTGCCAGCACTGCCTATCTGGATTGGGACACATCGTCAATACGTCAGCAGGCTCGTGATATCGTAGGCGCTGAAAATAACGCATACAGGGCTTGCGCAAAGATCCGTGATTGGATTTACAGCAATATGACAGTCGACAAGACCATAGGGATTACCCGTTCTGCCTCGGATGTGTTAAAATCTAAAAGGGGTGTGTGCAGGGACTATGGAATCCTGTTCGCGACTCTTGCTCGTGCTGCTGGAATTCCATCAAGGATTGTAGCCGGGCTGCTGTATATCGATAATGCTTTTTATTATCATGTGTGGACAGAGTGCTATGTAGGCAAGTGGATCCCGTTCGACGCCACGCTGCCAACCGACTTTGTGGATGCCACACACATAAAGCTGGCCGAGGGCGATGCGCCGACCATGTTTGGTTTGGCAAAGGTGATTGGCAGCTTGAAAGCAGAAATAAAATAA